In the genome of Neovison vison isolate M4711 chromosome 4, ASM_NN_V1, whole genome shotgun sequence, the window gcagagaggcaggcagagagaggaggaagcaggctccctgccaagcagggagcccgatgcaggggttgatcccaggaccctgggatcatgacctgagccaaaggcaggggccttacccactgagccacccaggcgcccctaaaattttatttttttaaataatctctgcacccaccAGGGGGCTTGAACGTACGGCCCTGAGATGGAGTCGTGAGTTCCATCAAATGAGCTAGCTGGGTGCCCCTCTGCGTGCTTTTTCAGACTCTGAGGATCAAAAGGACaaagttattttatcttttttggaaTCTCAGTTATAGACTGTTTCTTTGCGTTTTAGGGGACAGTGGTGCTAGAGATCAGATTCTTTAAGGTGTTCTTTTGTGATGGGCTTAGAAACAAACCGCATGCAGGAGGAAACATGAAGGTATGGTTGCTTAGTTCAGATGTGTTGTCAGTACTTggccttttaaaaatagctttgttGAGCTTTAATTCACACACTCTACAGTTGTAGTGGTTTTCAGTGCATTCAGAGCTATGCAACCATTCCCACAGAGAAACCCCTTGTCCTTAGTCATCAGCTCCCAAATtctcttgccccccaccccacagcccctGGAAATCACCGgtctaccttctgtctctatggactTGTCTCTTTTGGACATTTCCTATAGATAGGATCATACATATGTGGTCCttggtgactggcttctttttgCGCTTTGTTTGGAGAGTAGCGGAGGCTGCCAGGAGCAGCTCTCTGCCATGGGTTTTGTTACCTCCCACCAGTCTGCAGGTCATGGGAGACTGGGAACTTCaagtggcttttaaaaattagagcaaGAAGAAAGTGCAAATGTTTTCAGGGAATTTTGTTACGGATATTTTGATGCTCTTTTAACACATGATGCtgctaaagatttttaaaattgttttaataaccTAATCCAAGCTCTACCTgttcaaaaaatataatttgatgagttttgcCTTATTTATATACCCATGAAATGGTCACTGGAATCAGGATAAGGTACATTAGCTGCCCTCTCCAGAAGTTTCCTTGATTCCTCAGGGGAGAATAAGAGGCAGATTACTATTAGATCCTTGGACTGTTACttgttttctagaaaaatatgtattaaatgaggtcatacttAGGAGTCAGTGGTGCGAGGCAGTAAGTGTGAAGGCCTGCCGTGACCTTGTGTGTGTGCCATCATAGTTTTCTCCCTTGTAAGTGGATGTAGTTAATAGGAGCTTTACCTCCAGTTATGGGTGTACCAGATGCAacgttatttatttaatttatttatttatttatttaataattattaattaaaattattattaaataataatttatttaattaataatttatttatttaattccctccctcctccactgttAAAAGGATACCACGGAACATTCATTCTTGTTCACTAACCCTAACTACCAACTTTGAAAACCGATTGGAAAAATttacattcattcatccaacacaTTTTATTGAGCAAGTGATGTGTTCGTCACTGCCCCGTGCACTGGGTGCTGTGGCTGATTCCAAGTTGAGTGAGACATGAGGTACATCCTATATACACTCAGCCAGGGATTGGGCAGAATGTCCACAGGCTGGTGCATGAACAAAATGGCATGGAGGCTGAGCGGTTGGAGTGATTGTCCCTGTCGAGAACCCCGTGTTGGCCCCATGAAGTGTACACAGTTCGATTATGGTCTCCGTGGGATTAGAGAGAGGGCATTTGACTCTGAGAAGCAGGATCAGCATAGTGAGGGGCTCTCAAGCAGGTCCCGTGTAGGTGGGACACCGTCTGCAGGAGTTGGGTGAAACACTGCTGGAAGGGAAAACGGGGGAGTCCACCGGCGGGCGTCCGGAGGGGCTGAGGCGGTGAGTCGGGTTTTGGTCATCAGTAGAGTCGAGTCTGTGAAGCTGTTCTATGCGGGGAGAGTGGTACTCTGGAAGTAGGCTGCTTTTGAGGTGGCTCTTGGGTAGGGATTGAGTTTGACAGGAAGACAGTCGAGCATTGAGGAAGACTTTAACGTGTCCGGGTAGTATTCAGGATCTTAACTAGATTAGTGACTATGAGAAGGGAAACCGGCAAAAACATCGAAGTTGGTGCCTGACTGGTCATCGGGGCTGCGCTTTCTTTTCCCATCTAGAATACAGTGTGCTTACAGTGTGCTACTGCTGATACGGTCCCCACAACAGCGAAGTGTAGGTACGGCTgtacccatttttcagatgaggagacTAAGGCGTAGAGTGGCTAAGAGGCGTCTTTGTTGTCCTCTACTTCTGCTGCTCTTGCTCGTCCTCCATCATGGGCCTTTTCCCACTCACACTGCCTGTGACCGCTCggctctcttccctttctggccTGTCTCACTCCTGTCTCCTTTGTTTGGTCTTCATCTGTCACCGCAGCTCTTGTGACACATCCTGGGTCATCATTTGCACTCTAAAAGTATTTCCTCTAAACCTAAATTGGGAcaagcctttttctttctttcttttttttttttttaaattcatttattagagtGCGTGTTTGTGCacgcatgagtggggggaggggcagagggagagaattgcaagcagactcctggctgagctcagagccagaagctgggctcgatctcacaaccctgagatcacgccctgagccaaaatcaagaattggacacttagccgactgagccagccaggcactgcctccctcccccgctTTTAAGATGCTTACTGTCTCTGGGTAGCATTCAAGGCCCTGGCTGTGTTCTGATCCTTTATAGATTGTCCCGTGCCCCTGAATGCCACGTTCCTGTTAGACTCTGGGCCTTTGCTTGGGCATTTTCTCCACCTGAAATGACTTCCTTTCCTCCGCATTATGAACTTCTCATCAGTTCTGCAGCAGCTCACGCGGGTTACCATGTCCCTGATGCCTTTGGCAACCCGGctcttcattccttcttcctGGGCTGTAGCACGTCTTGTCTTCTCCTTAATTATCCAATGCCAGACTCTTCAAAGTTGATGTGCAGCAACTTAGGAAAATAGATGTAGGAATAAAAATCAGACCGAACACAGAAAAGCACACAGACTCTtagggcagaggagagaagccGCAATTAAGAAGCGTGCGCGTCGTGCCAGGCAGCACCGGCACTAGACCTACCCCTGCTTCCCAGCCCCAGCACAGAGCAGAGCAGACACTGGTGAGTTTCCCAGTGGCAGTCAAATGAATAAAGCCAGTTACTCTGGAGAAGAGCTTGTCCTGTTACTGAGGCTTGAAAGAAATGTTTCTGGGGTGGGTGAGAAGGTGGGGCAGGAGGTTGGAGCTGTAGCGTCCCTCCAGCACGAGGACGGCCGGTTCACGCAGCATCTCCCTGTAAGAGAGTTCCATCCGGCTGTAGAGCAGATCGCCAAAGCACAATTCAGAAAGCACTAATACAAGCCAGGACTGTGATCCCAAAACAGAGCCGCTTCTTGTTCTCGCTTAATCTGAGGAGAAAATGTGACCAACTAAAGGAATTAATGCTTCTGTTTTGTGTCGTTAGCATTTTTACATCTCTTTACCCCCCAAAAGCAATCCCTTCACAGGCAGGGACCGCAGTCCACTGTGGCTTGCTGAGTGGTGGAAAGCCTTGAGGGTGAGGAATGGGGCAAGCCCTCTGTACAGGGGCCGAGTGGGGGTAGGGGTCGCCGGGGTATCAGCACTGCACTCTGCTCTGAGCTCTGTGTGCTCAGAAAGTCCGATTCTTATCTGAGCTACAAGATCTGCCAAGAAATGGCTGTGAGTTCTGTTGACCATCCAGGCTGAGCTGCTTCTGAGACTGGTGTTCACAGCAAAGGCACCGGCCACGTGAAGGGGCGATGGCAGAGTGACCATGGCTCGGCCAGCTCGGCTTCCAGCACCTACAGGAGAGAGCTTTTCAGAAGGTTAATAGATTCAGCGGTGCTCAGAGCGGCCAATTTAATTTTCCCTTTGTCTCCAGCATTTGGGACTGAGACCTTATACTATCATGATTTTATGGAGTCAGATTCAGAaagaaatgtgcatttttaagcAATAAGCAAAAATAGCACATTTACTGAATGAGGTCAGTTCTCTCCCAAATAgcccttctctctctgatttaTGTCAAACTCTGTTCTGACGTACCTTTTTCTAACCCCCTCCAAcggctgcttttctctctctctgcataggAACTTGATAAAGAGCTCCCGGTGCTGAAGCCGTATTTTATCGACGAGCCCGAGGAGGCTGGCGTGCGGGAGGCCGGCGTGCGGGTCACGTGGCTGGGACACGCCACGGTGATGGTGGAAATGGACGAGCTCATCTTCCTCACCGACCCCATCTTCAGCTCTCGCGCGTCACCGTCACAGCGCGTGGGTCCCAAGCGGTTCCGCCGTGCACCCTGCACCGTGAGCGAACTGCCCCCGATAGACGCGGTTCTCATCAGCCACAACCACTACGACCACCTGGACTACAACTCCGTCCTCGCCCTGAACGAGCGCTTCGGCCCGGAGCTCCGGTGGTTCGTGCCGCTGGGCCTCCTCGACTGGATGCAGAAGTGCGGCTGCGAGAATGTGATTGAGCTGGACTGGTGGGAGGAGAACTGTGTCCCCGGCCATGATCAGGTCACCTTTGTCTTCACCCCTTCACAGCACTGGTGTAAAAGGACTCTTATGGATGACAACAAGGTTCTGTGGGGCAGCTGGTCTGTCTTGGGGCCCTGGAGTCGGTTTTTTTTCGCAGGAGACACTGGTTATTGCCCGGCTTTCGAAGAGATAGGAAAACGGTTTGGCCCCTTTGACCTCGCGGCTATTCCCATCGGCGCATATGAACCCAGGTGTGTGGGGGCCCCCGGGGAGGCAGCCCTGCTCCGTGACGGGTGGCTTGACTAAAGGAGTTTCGAATTCGGGATAATTTGGGGTATCGTTTGTGATTTTAACGGTGGACGTTTGTTACTGGCGGTGATTTCGGAGGTTGATGGGTCAGATTCAGTTCTTGTCAAGTATCTCAGTCCGTCATACCTGTTACGTGATGACTCAGAATCCGAGATCCTGTCGCCAGGAAAGCTGGACCGAGGGTTAAAGAATTGCTGCAGCCTAGCTGCAAGTTCAGGTACGGTTCTGACTTGGGTTAAACTGATCAGCCAGTCAGCAAAGCTAAGCCGGCTCTTGTTCGTCACGTGGGGAACTCTCTGCAACCACCTTCCGCTCCACGTCCCGCGAGCCCGTCCCTAGGCTGTAGCTCTCCTGCCTTGGGCAGAGAACAAGCGAGGAATCCGAGCAGTGAGTCCCTTGCACTGGTCCCGTGTTCGTCAGTGTGGCTGTTCCTGCTGTACCCGCTGTACCCGCCTTGCCCGCAGTCAGAGCGGTTGAAGGTCACAGCgcactggagacccaggagacccggccctgcctgtgctctccttcATATTGTCCGGCTCAGGGAAAGAGAGGTGATTTCAGAGAATGCAGCCCGATTTCAGCGAACGCTGGGTGACAGGTAccagttaagagaaaataaacactAATAGTAGAAgaaatgtcttctttcctccGGTACAGGCACAGATACAGAATTGTATGTAGGATGGCGTTTGATTTCGGCAATCCCACAAGCAGGagaaacactaactcaaaaatgAATTGTGCAAATCTGATTATTTCGATCTGATTTTGttgtatttaacttttaaagCTCACTAAAACCATTTCTTCACTGTTTAttaaggcttttttcttttttttccccctagtctTTAAGGCGCTAGATACTTctaccctatttttaaaaattactatgaaTCAGTTGTCTTGGAACTTTGGTTTtccacctctttttaaaaaaatttttaagattttatttgacagacagtgagagagggaacacaagcagagggacttggagaggaagaagcaggctccctactgagcagggagcccgatgtgggggttgatcccaggaccctgggatcatgacctgagcggaaggcagatgcttaactgactgagccactcaggcacccctcagggTATTCTTAATATATTAGAATACCTTGTTTGTAATTCTGAAGATTTTTCCTGTGTCACAATATATAAGGATCCCATATACGTGATGGTG includes:
- the NAPEPLD gene encoding N-acyl-phosphatidylethanolamine-hydrolyzing phospholipase D isoform X1 is translated as MDENESSQSLMTSSQYPKEAVRKRQNSARSSVGSDSSRFSRKSFKLDYRLEEDVTKSKKGKDGRFVNPWPTWKNLSIPNVLRWLIMEKDHSSVPGSKEELDKELPVLKPYFIDEPEEAGVREAGVRVTWLGHATVMVEMDELIFLTDPIFSSRASPSQRVGPKRFRRAPCTVSELPPIDAVLISHNHYDHLDYNSVLALNERFGPELRWFVPLGLLDWMQKCGCENVIELDWWEENCVPGHDQVTFVFTPSQHWCKRTLMDDNKVLWGSWSVLGPWSRFFFAGDTGYCPAFEEIGKRFGPFDLAAIPIGAYEPRWFMKYQHVDPEEAVRIHIDVQTRKSVAIHWGTFALANEHYLEPPVKLSEALGRYGLKTEDFFVLKHGESRYLHTDEDNSE
- the NAPEPLD gene encoding N-acyl-phosphatidylethanolamine-hydrolyzing phospholipase D isoform X2, whose protein sequence is MCSEKDMDENESSQSLMTSSQYPKEAVRKRQNSARSSVGSDSSRFSRKSFKLDYRLEEDVTKSKKGKDGRFVNPWPTWKNLSIPNVLRWLIMEKDHSSVPGSKEELDKELPVLKPYFIDEPEEAGVREAGVRVTWLGHATVMVEMDELIFLTDPIFSSRASPSQRVGPKRFRRAPCTVSELPPIDAVLISHNHYDHLDYNSVLALNERFGPELRWFVPLGLLDWMQKCGCENVIELDWWEENCVPGHDQVTFVFTPSQHWCKRTLMDDNKVLWGSWSVLGPWSRFFFAGDTGYCPAFEEIGKRFGPFDLAAIPIGAYEPRWFMKYQHVDPEEAVRIHIDVQTRKSVAIHWGTFALANEHYLEPPVKLSEALGRYGLKTEDFFVLKHGESRYLHTDEDNSE